The genomic region GGCTGGAATATCGAACGATTGACGAACGGAAGTATTTTCTAGATCCACGTCGACCGAATCACCCGTCCGGGCGTCGCTGAACTGCAACGCCACGGTACCGGTTTGGTTGGTCGCGGATTGATTGCTAACCTTGACCGTCATTTCGATCTGATCTCCCTCACGCAACACGCGAGGCGGGTTGGGCTGGACCATCAAATCCTTACTGGTGACGACTGTGTCACGGATTTCTCCAGCACTTAGATCATTTGTGTGAGCAAATCCGATCAGTTGCCAACGCGTGAGTGCCTCGGGCATCGTGAACTTCATCGATACCACACCGTCTTCATCCGCGGTCAACTCTGGCAAGAAGAACGCGGTCTCGTTCAGATTCCGACGTGGCGACACATCCGACAGGTCAACCTCTTGATTGCCCGCTGGTGGCTCCCCGTCGCCGGCGTCCGCCAAATCGGCACTGTCCTGGTCGGCATCCATTAAGTAGGACACCTCATCAGCCGCAACCGACGAAGCCCTCAGTGGGGCACCGGCCGCCATCATCGGTGCTGGAGCCGCTTCCATCATCATCGAATCAGTACGCATCATTCCACGAGCGTTCTTTTGCATCCTGCGGCCAAACCCGAACCGAATATTGGATTGCAATTCACGAGGATAGTCCCGATACGAAAGCGATCGGGCCGGGGTGATCTGGCGATTCAACGAACTAAGCAGTCGCAATCCCTCATACGTGTTCTGAAGATTGGTGCTGACATAAGCGTGGTCGCGATAGAACAAATTGAACTGCGACATCCAGCGATGCGGAGCAAACAGGTCCAACGAAGCGTCGTATAACGTCGCAACCATTTCAGCAATCTGGTCATCCGACGCCCCCGAGATCACCGCCGTCCAGGTTTCTTCCTGGCCCGGCTTCAGTTTGGAAACAAACCGTTCCCACCGAACATCCAATTTCTTGTTAGACCAAGGCACTTGAATCATTTGCTGATCGATGTGCAATCGATTTTCGCGAACGGTGAAAACACGCACGTGGAAACCACCCCGCATCGACTCATCCACTTTCTGTTCAATCGAAAACTGAGTTTGGTCTTCAGGCGTCCAAAAACGCTGAATCGTCTTACCGCGATGAGAAATCTCGATGTAAGCACGAGCCGTTTCGTAACCGCTTCCCCAAACCGCACGGAACGTGTCGCCGGGTTCCAGCGTGTGTTTGGGCATGGCCAGGAAGCTAGCGATCTTCAGATCACAAGTGGTCGCATCGGGGTCAATCACACGTAGCGGCAAGAGAGCCTGAATCGACTGGCCCGCGGAATCGACGCCGGACAATTCAACCCGGTAAAACCCGCTTGCTAGCTTGGCTTCCAGCTTGCCGCTGCCGGTGGCGTCGGTGGTGACATCACCGACCTGAACTGTCTTGTCGATCGGCCAGGTATTCGGATCGGAATCAACCACCTGCTTCGCCGCCGCGTCGTCGCCTAAGGTCGAGTACGGAATCGGGCGACCGCCTCCCAGCGACGGACGTCCCACACGCTCGGGCGACTTCAACAAGTGCACCTGAACCTTGACCTTCGTCGAAGCCGGCTGATTCTGCAGCGTTCGCGTGCTGACGCGAATCTCCACGGGCGATTCGTCAGTCACCCAGTCAGGATCCTGCACGCTAAGCGTGGCAGCCAACATCGCATAGCCGACCGTAACGACATGGCTGTCTTCCCGCGTCTCGCCCGTTGTGTCGGTCACCTCGGCTTTCACTACATACCGGAACACAGGCTCATTCTTGCGGTCCACGGACTCGTCCGGGATCGCAGGGAACGTCACCTGAAAATGGCCCATCGCGTCCGTCTCGGTGGTCCCCGTTTCCATCACCTGCGGGAATGAAGGCGGCACAGGAACCCACCAACAGCGCCAGCCAAACCAAGGCGGCATTTGCGTTTCACGCGTGACGGTGTAAGAAACCTTCGCACCATCAATCGCTGCTCCGGTGTATGCGGTGGCAACTCCTTCAACGGTCACGTCTTGGTTCAGCCGCACTGCTTCCTTGGGTGACTTCAACGCGACTTCAAACTTGGGCCGTTTGTATTCTTCCACCCGGATCGATGCGTGGCCCCGAAATTCACCATCGACCAGCAAACTCATCCGCCCTGTCAAACCGCTGGTCGGCAACGGGAAGCTATGATTGCAACTTCCATTGTCGTTGGTCTTCAGCTTTTGTGTATGGACGACCTTGCCGTTCGCATCCCGAAGCTGCACCGTCAATGCCTGATTGGCCGCCACTTCGTAAAGGCTTGTTTCCGGGTTGGAACGAGTGGCGATGATCTTGAACCGAACCGTTTGGCCGGGCCGATAGATGCTGCGGTCGGTGAAAAAGAAGCTTTGCCTGGAAACCTCTTGCGGCTTCTGGTTTGGCTGATGGATGTAGTGCACATTGGACAACAACGCGTCTTCACCCTCGGTGACATAAAACGTGACGTTCCTTAAGGAACGACCCGCTACCTCGAAACTGCCATCCGAAGCGGTTTCCCGCGAGGCCAGCTTTTTCACGTCTCCGTTACGACGTCGAGCTTCCCATTCACTGCCGTACACTCGCACGTTGGCACCCTCGATGGGCTGTCCGGTGTCACCGTTGACGACGAACCCACGCAAGGTGCCCTGTTGTTGGTCCGTTTGCATGACCAGCGACAAGCCACTAATCCAAACTTCCGCCACCGCCGTATAGTTTCTCTCGTCAGTGAACTGAGGCGAGTTGCTGGCTAACAAATAATAGCCGCCACGTGGCAAGTTCATCTTCGCTGGCAAGTCCGCTTCGCTACCGCGATAGTCGTCGGTCGCGTCCAGCGATTCTGACCAATTGTGTTCCGGCGTCGCCGACAACAACGCTTGTCGCTGCTGTTGCGTCAACTGAACCGCATCACGCCCGGACGACTGAACTTCTTCCGCATCCAGCTTGACCAAACGGAAATAAACCTTCGTTAGGTTCTTGTAAGCGACATGGATTTGAGCCTGGGACCCGGACGCCGCGGCAGGGTTCCAAACTCGTTCGGTCGAAACCGCAATGCTGGGTGCCTCAATCTGATCGACCAAGTTTTGACACTGCGAAGCACCGACACTGCCAGGATGAGAGGCAATTGTCGCCAACGCGATCTCACGAGCCCGCGCCGGATCATCATTCGAAA from Neorhodopirellula lusitana harbors:
- a CDS encoding alpha-2-macroglobulin family protein — translated: MSLSVSLSQAKDPSPAVWKPVQTALDKGLPKSAVEEIDKLLPSAIAKEQHALVARAVATRATLDGAIQGRGELHRIVRLQADIETAPDAVQPVLHAMLANWMWGYFQQNQWRFQDRTEIDNEGGDAEDSAILPIRSEEDLATWSRQKIVAQSKLIFEKALQSDEVLKSASIEAYGDLLIGGNAPDDYRPTLFDFVIADAIDFYNDADQTYAGPADRFELRADSPVFSKVERFVEWDVPQTDPNSPLMRATQLYQDWLRFHRDRGNQSALLDADLARLAFAEEHVIGDEDGKRYLEALGQFAADHQADPISARAKFLIAQDAFSNDDPARAREIALATIASHPGSVGASQCQNLVDQIEAPSIAVSTERVWNPAAASGSQAQIHVAYKNLTKVYFRLVKLDAEEVQSSGRDAVQLTQQQRQALLSATPEHNWSESLDATDDYRGSEADLPAKMNLPRGGYYLLASNSPQFTDERNYTAVAEVWISGLSLVMQTDQQQGTLRGFVVNGDTGQPIEGANVRVYGSEWEARRRNGDVKKLASRETASDGSFEVAGRSLRNVTFYVTEGEDALLSNVHYIHQPNQKPQEVSRQSFFFTDRSIYRPGQTVRFKIIATRSNPETSLYEVAANQALTVQLRDANGKVVHTQKLKTNDNGSCNHSFPLPTSGLTGRMSLLVDGEFRGHASIRVEEYKRPKFEVALKSPKEAVRLNQDVTVEGVATAYTGAAIDGAKVSYTVTRETQMPPWFGWRCWWVPVPPSFPQVMETGTTETDAMGHFQVTFPAIPDESVDRKNEPVFRYVVKAEVTDTTGETREDSHVVTVGYAMLAATLSVQDPDWVTDESPVEIRVSTRTLQNQPASTKVKVQVHLLKSPERVGRPSLGGGRPIPYSTLGDDAAAKQVVDSDPNTWPIDKTVQVGDVTTDATGSGKLEAKLASGFYRVELSGVDSAGQSIQALLPLRVIDPDATTCDLKIASFLAMPKHTLEPGDTFRAVWGSGYETARAYIEISHRGKTIQRFWTPEDQTQFSIEQKVDESMRGGFHVRVFTVRENRLHIDQQMIQVPWSNKKLDVRWERFVSKLKPGQEETWTAVISGASDDQIAEMVATLYDASLDLFAPHRWMSQFNLFYRDHAYVSTNLQNTYEGLRLLSSLNRQITPARSLSYRDYPRELQSNIRFGFGRRMQKNARGMMRTDSMMMEAAPAPMMAAGAPLRASSVAADEVSYLMDADQDSADLADAGDGEPPAGNQEVDLSDVSPRRNLNETAFFLPELTADEDGVVSMKFTMPEALTRWQLIGFAHTNDLSAGEIRDTVVTSKDLMVQPNPPRVLREGDQIEMTVKVSNQSATNQTGTVALQFSDARTGDSVDVDLENTSVRQSFDIPAGQSKSFSWPIRVPDGMGFLTYKAVGSTGRLSDGEEGYLPVLSRRILVHESLALPIDGAETKTFTLDKLATADGKSITNESLTVQMTSNPAWYAVMALPYLMEYPHECSEQTFNRLYANLLARHIATSDPKIERVFEQWRRQPVAAGRETLDSPLEQNQDIASIALTETPWVLEAESESEARRNVGNLFDTNRTNDQVARWTERLAEMQLDDGSWPWFDGGRSNSFITLYLTTGFGRLRHLGVDVDTRSAIRSLQHLDQFVLKQYKRIKDSKQNHLSSTIALYLYGRSFFLEDMPISAEARVAVDYYLGQAQEHWLSLSSRMSQAHLAVALKRFGRLDDALAITASLKERSANDDQGMHWNDGVDGWFWHQADIESQAMMIEAFDEVAGDQASVESCKAWLLRQKETRSWETTKGTADAIYALLLRGVDLLADQTLVDVKVGQSEIEQDDVEAGTGFYQQRFTAQEITPAMSSITVTKTTPGIAWGGVHWTFFQNIDEITPHEGTPLKIEKQLFVVRSTPTGEVMQPIVDGQSKQPVEVGDQIVSRLIVRTDRAMEFIHLKDSRGSGTEPANVLSQYQFQDGVGYYHSTRDAAEHFFIDYLPAGTFVIESRSRVQLRGEYQSGLATIESMYAPKYNSHSESHPLKIGG